In a genomic window of Carassius gibelio isolate Cgi1373 ecotype wild population from Czech Republic chromosome A3, carGib1.2-hapl.c, whole genome shotgun sequence:
- the LOC127947441 gene encoding prohibitin 1, with translation MAKLFESIGKLGLALAIGGGVVNSALFNVDAGHRAVIFDRFRGVQDAVVGEGTHFLIPWVQKPIIFDCRSRPRNVPVITGSKDLQNVNITLRILFRPVATQLPRIFTSIGEDYDERVLPSITTEVLKAVVARFDAGELITQRELVSRQVSEDLTERASTFGLILDDVSLTHLTFGKEFTEAVEMKQVAQQEAERARFVVEKAEQQKQAAIISAEGDSQAALLIANSLQEAGDGLVELRKLEAAEDIAFQLSRSRSVTYLPSGQGVLFQIPQ, from the exons ATGGCAAAGCTCTTTGAGTCCATTGGAAAGCTGGGATTGGCCTTGGCCATAGGAGGAGGTGTAGTAAACTCTGCACTTTTCAATG TGGATGCAGGACACAGGGCAGTCATCTTCGACAGGTTTCGAGGTGTTCAGGATGCTGTTGTTGGGGAGGGCACACACTTTCTAATTCCCTGGGTGCAAAAGCCAATCATCTTCGACTGCAGGTCTCGACCACGCAATGTGCCTGTCATCACTGGTAGCAAAG ATTTGCAGAATGTCAACATCACGCTGCGAATCCTTTTCCGACCAGTTGCTACACAGCTGCCACGGATTTTCACCAGCATCGGAGAGGACTATGATGAGAGAGTGCTGCCCTCCATCACCACCGAGGTCCTGAAGGCTGTAGTG GCCCGTTTTGATGCGGGTGAGCTGATCACTCAGAGAGAGCTGGTGTCCAGGCAGGTCAGTGAGGATCTGACAGAAAGAGCATCCACCTTCGGCCTCATTCTCGATGACGTCTCCCTG ACACATCTGACGTTTGGCAAGGAGTTCACAGAGGCTGTCGAGATGAAGCAGGTTGCACAGCAGGAGGCTGAGAGAGCCAGATTTGTTGTAGAGAAG GCAGAGCAGCAGAAGCAGGCAGCCATTATTTCAGCTGAAGGAGACTCCCAGGCTGCGCTGTTGATCGCTAACTCTCTGCAAGAAGCTGGTGATGGCCTGGTGGAGCTGAGGAAGCTGGAGGCAGCGGAGGACATCGCCTTCCAGCTCAGCCGCTCTCGCAGTGTTACCTACCTCCCGTCTGGACAGGGAGTGCTCTTTCAGATACCACAGTGA
- the LOC127947450 gene encoding zinc finger protein 652: MKSCQTLKDEVSGPETMSQEEEQMTQSSQTYFHNTSAPDAKLFKREAAAKPYSVVIDNTMATRPDSHLPSDLSAPTQPFYREEPGAAATKSGNGGMSEDSEAEEEAGAEDEFKRGQIIVEVNLNNQTLHVSKGDDAANANTAGEDKSNSEDDDEEEEEDEEEEDDDEEEEEDEDDSVEDDFSVEEDLDEEEEENNSRRTRVQRAHRGQVAASPRRKSRRVTASSTGSVTTATAGVTTRGRRKNAEGPPQKRRYAKEAKSPASSTLGATVAGGGGAKGEGEAKETLACEKCPRVFNTRWYLEKHMNVTHRRMQICDKCGKKFVLESELALHQQTDCEKNIQCVSCNKSFKKLWSLHEHIKIVHGFAEKKFACEICEKKFYTMAHVRKHMVAHTKDMPFTCETCGKSFKRSMSLKVHSLQHSGEKPFRCENCDERFQYKYQLRSHMSIHIGHKQFMCQWCGKDFNMKQYFDEHMKTHTGEKPFICEICGKSFTSRPNMKRHRRTHTGEKPYPCEICGQRFRFSNMLKAHREKCFRVTSPVTLQPASMALPIHITGHTPSSSHMPSPTQPTQSTPMGPVMISPTAGVALPQRVVPAQGFSHLHMQTLPSQHHPAHTPVHHTGHAPMTSHAPQQISVQPSVLPPPPALFKSEPINHCGHEDSYLRQSAATQHH; encoded by the exons ATGAAGTCCTGCCAGACACTGAAGGACGAGGTGTCCGGCCCAGAGACGATGTCTCAAGAGGAGGAGCAAATGACTCAATCCTCCCAAACATACTTCCACAACACCTCTGCTCCTGATGCAAAGCTGTTCAAGCGAGAAGCTGCGGCCAAACCATACTCGGTGGTCATTGACAACACGATGGCTACGAGACCAGACTCGCATTTGCCCTCAGACCTTTCTGCCCCGACTCAACCGTTTTACCGGGAAGAGCCCGGAGCAGCTGCGACAAAGAGCGGCAATGGAGGGATGTCGGAAGATTCTGAAGCTGAAGAGGAAGCCGGGGCGGAGGACGAATTCAAACGAGGACAGATCATCGTAGAAGTCAACCTCAATAACCAGACCCTGCACGTGTCCAAAGGAGATGACGCAGCAAATGCAAACACTGCAGGAGAAGACAAGAGCAAtagtgaggatgatgatgaggaggaagaagaagatgaggaggaagaggacgacgacgaggaggaggaagaagatgaAGATGACAGTGTTGAAGATGACTTCAGTGTTGAGGAGGATCTggatgaagaggaagaggaaaacaACAGTCGGCGAACAAGAGTACAGCGGGCGCACAGGGGTCAAGTGGCTGCTTCGCCACGGCGAAAGAGTCGCCGCGTAACCGCTTCATCAACTGGGAGCGTAACAACAGCAACCGCCGGCGTAACGACTAGGGGGCGGAGGAAGAATGCAGAGGGCCCGCCCCAAAAGCGTAGATATGCCAAGGAGGCCAAAAGCCCCGCCTCCTCCACATTAGGAGCGACAGTCGCTGGAGGAGGAGGAGCCAAGGGAGAGGGTGAGGCGAAAGAGACGCTAGCGTGTGAAAAATGTCCACGTGTGTTCAACACCCGCTGGTACCTGGAGAAGCACATGAACGTGACGCACAGACGCATGCAGATCTGCGACAAGTGCGGCAAGAAGTTCGTGCTGGAGAGTGAACTGGCTCTTCACCAGCAGACAGACTGCGAGAAGAACATCCAG tgtgtgtcaTGTAATAAGTCCTTTAAGAAACTGTGGTCCCTCCACGAGCACATTAAGATTGTCCATGGCTTTGCTGAGAAGAAATTTGCCTGTGAGATTTGTGAGAAGAAATTCTACACCATGGCCCATGTCCGTAAGCACATGGTCG CTCACACAAAGGACATGCCCTTCACCTGTGAAACCTGTGGAAAGTCTTTTAAGCGCAGCATGTCACTGAAAGTGCATTCACTGCAGCATTCAGGAGAGAAGCCCTTCCGTTGTGAG aactgTGACGAGAGGTTTCAGTACAAATACCAGCTGCGGTCTCATATGAGCATTCACATAGGACACAAGCAGTTTATGTGCCAGTGGTGTGGCAAAGACTTCAACATGAAACAGTATTTCGACGAGCACATGAAGACGCACACAG GTGAGAAGCCATTCATCTGTGAGATCTGTGGGAAGAGTTTTACCAGTCGGCCCAATATGAAGCGGCACCGACGCACACATACAGGGGAAAAGCCATACCCTTGTGAAATCTGTGGCCAGCGTTTCCGCTTTTCCAACATGCTCAAGGCACACCGAGAAAAGTGCTTCCGGGTCACCAGCCCAGTGACCCTTCAGCCTGCCAGCATGGCACTTCCCATTCACATTACTGGCCACACGCCTTCTTCAAGCCACATGCCTAGCCCAACCCAGCCCACTCAGTCAACGCCTATGGGCCCCGTGATGATCAGTCCCACCGCGGGGGTGGCCCTACCACAACGGGTGGTCCCTGCGCAAGGCTTCTCTCATTTACACATGCAGACGCTGCCCTCACAACATCACCCCGCACACACTCCTGTCCATCACACAGGACACGCCCCCATGACGAGCCACGCCCCTCAGCAAATCTCAGTGCAGCCGTCTGTCCTGCCCCCTCCCCCCGCCCTGTTCAAGAGTGAGCCAATAAACCACTGTGGGCACGAGGACTCGTACCTGCGACAGAGCGCTGCTACACAACACCACTGA